One window of the Lytechinus variegatus isolate NC3 chromosome 3, Lvar_3.0, whole genome shotgun sequence genome contains the following:
- the LOC121410547 gene encoding protein canopy homolog 2-like isoform X1 — MQELELKTKNLYLDDTFIDRIYQQQKRSPHQSTRKLTFSYPFRVACRALISEVEYAISQEDPRQTITVGSFRIDPTGKQKQTKIPYAGSEAHLTEVMENVCDKMTDYAERIDPETNEKTYVRYQARNGEDMELTNVSINVVTGKILKVACENIIEEYEDEVLRLYREKSTDIETRLCSSVTQLCEGSSSAHTEL, encoded by the exons ATGCAAGAGCTTGAATTAAAGACAAAAAACTTGTACCTTGATGATACGTTTATCGACCGAATTTACCAGCAGCAGAAGAGGTCACCACATCAATCGACCAGAAAACTCACCTTTTCGTACCCTTTTCGTGTAG CCTGCCGAGCACTGATCAGTGAGGTGGAGTATGCTATTAGTCAAGAGGACCCTCGTCAGACCATTACTGTTGGAAGTTTCAGGATTGACCCCACAGGAAAACAGAAAcagaccaag ATACCATATGCTGGGTCTGAGGCCCATCTTACAGAGGTGATGGAGAATGTCTGTGATAAAATGACCGACTATGCTGAAAGGATAGATCCAGAAACCAATGAGAAAACCTATGTCAGATACCAGGCAAGGAATGGGGAGGATATGGAACTTACAAATGTATCTATCAACGTCGTCACAGGAAAAATTTTAAAAGTAGCT TGCGAAAATATTATTGAAGAGTACGAAGATGAAGTGCTGCGATTGTACAGGGAAAAGTCAACGGACATTGAAACCAGACTGTGCTCCAGTGTTACAC AACTTTGTGAGGGTTCATCATCGGCACACACTGAGTTATGA
- the LOC121410547 gene encoding protein canopy homolog 2-like isoform X2, with protein sequence MNKMYWICPLKATTLAYCVLAFYSSVQAGREIDSNVYCGACRALISEVEYAISQEDPRQTITVGSFRIDPTGKQKQTKIPYAGSEAHLTEVMENVCDKMTDYAERIDPETNEKTYVRYQARNGEDMELTNVSINVVTGKILKVACENIIEEYEDEVLRLYREKSTDIETRLCSSVTQLCEGSSSAHTEL encoded by the exons ATGAACAAGATGTATTGGATTTGTCCTCTTAAAGCTACCACCTTGGCCTATTGTGTGCTAGCCTTTTACTCCAGTGTTCAAGCAGGAAGAGAGATAGATTCTAATGTATATTGTGGAG CCTGCCGAGCACTGATCAGTGAGGTGGAGTATGCTATTAGTCAAGAGGACCCTCGTCAGACCATTACTGTTGGAAGTTTCAGGATTGACCCCACAGGAAAACAGAAAcagaccaag ATACCATATGCTGGGTCTGAGGCCCATCTTACAGAGGTGATGGAGAATGTCTGTGATAAAATGACCGACTATGCTGAAAGGATAGATCCAGAAACCAATGAGAAAACCTATGTCAGATACCAGGCAAGGAATGGGGAGGATATGGAACTTACAAATGTATCTATCAACGTCGTCACAGGAAAAATTTTAAAAGTAGCT TGCGAAAATATTATTGAAGAGTACGAAGATGAAGTGCTGCGATTGTACAGGGAAAAGTCAACGGACATTGAAACCAGACTGTGCTCCAGTGTTACAC AACTTTGTGAGGGTTCATCATCGGCACACACTGAGTTATGA